The following are encoded in a window of Pieris napi chromosome 23, ilPieNapi1.2, whole genome shotgun sequence genomic DNA:
- the LOC125061538 gene encoding RNA exonuclease 4-like, translated as MPRYYAIDCEMVQNNLNQSMVARVSLVDEDLNIVMDEYVKPTHPVSDYRTWISGIQPGYERDAKPKSDVINRLGNNVNGHVLVGFDIQKDMDALGITYPNVKDVATYGPFLKYGQKQSLKTLAYQELGINIQNGSHDSVEDARAVMRIYKKHRF; from the exons atgcccAGATACTACGCTATCGACTGCGAGATGGTTCAGAATAACCTAAACCAGAGCATGGTCGCCAGAGTATCCCTTGTCGACgaagatttaaatatagttatgGACGAATATGTGAAACCTACTCATCCTGTATCAGACTACCGGACCTGGATATCTGGAATACAGCCTGGTTATGAACGGGACGCTAAACCGAAGAGTGATGTTATAAATCGTTTGGGGAATAATGTCAATGGGCACGTGCTTGTGGGGTTTGACATTCAGAAAGACATGGATGCTTTGGGAATAACTTACCCGAATGTAAAGGACGTAGCGACATACGGTCCTTTCCTA aaatatGGCCAAAAACAGTCGCTTAAGACTTTAGCCTATCAAGAGCTTGgtataaacatacaaaacgGATCTCACGACTCCGTTGAAGATGCGCGAGCTGTCATGAGGATCTACAAGAAACATCGCTTTTAA
- the LOC125061491 gene encoding RNA exonuclease 4-like, translating to MPRYYAIDCEMVQNNMNQSMVARVSLVDEDLNIVMDEYVKPTHPVSDYRTWISGIQPGYERDAKPKSDVINRLGNNVNGHVLVGFDIQKDMDALGITYPNVKDVATYGPFLKFGQKQSLKTLAYQELGINIQNGSHDSVEDARAVMRIYKKHRF from the exons atgcCCAGATACTACGCTATCGACTGCGAGATGGTTCAGAATAACATGAACCAGAGCATGGTCGCCAGAGTATCCCTTGTCGACgaagatttaaatatagttatgGACGAATATGTGAAACCTACTCATCCTGTATCAGACTACCGGACCTGGATATCTGGAATACAGCCTGGTTATGAACGGGACGCTAAACCGAAGAGTGATGTTATAAATCGTTTGGGGAATAATGTCAACGGGCACGTGCTTGTGGGGTTTGACATTCAGAAAGACATGGATGCTTTGGGAATAACTTACCCGAATGTAAAGGACGTAGCGACATACGGTCCTTTCCTA aaatttGGCCAAAAACAGTCGCTTAAGACTTTAGCCTATCAAGAGCTTGgtataaacatacaaaacgGATCTCACGACTCCGTTGAAGATGCGCGAGCTGTTATGAGGATCTACAAGAAACATCGCTTTTAA